A genomic segment from Candidatus Paceibacterota bacterium encodes:
- a CDS encoding HU family DNA-binding protein: MNKAAIVEKVHEVLGGTKADAERAVDTVVDSIVDGLKGGQEVSIAGLGIFEAKMRSARTGRNPRTGESIQIPAMRVPKFRAAKALKDAVK, translated from the coding sequence ATGAACAAAGCAGCTATCGTTGAAAAGGTACACGAAGTGCTCGGCGGAACAAAAGCTGACGCAGAGCGCGCAGTGGACACTGTTGTAGACAGTATTGTTGACGGACTTAAGGGAGGCCAGGAGGTCTCAATCGCAGGACTCGGAATCTTCGAGGCAAAGATGCGAAGCGCACGAACCGGACGTAACCCACGCACCGGTGAGAGCATTCAGATCCCTGCAATGCGCGTACCAAAGTTCCGCGCAGCAAAGGCGCTCAAGGACGCGGTTAAGTAA
- a CDS encoding serine protease, translating to MPLFPLIQVIVSRVVIGIIAILATLGLGSVSEPIATNTTNQTDAPQEVATEEPEAPQEAEKDPQKTVETPEEPTAKEGTPTTTPLETVQGLTEEPDEAIITETATSTHKEPLTFAEINTNTTEALVNILCSQNVATAVTPITGSGVIIDPRGVIITNAHVAQFFLLKDYPVEDALSCIIRTGSPARPMYTAELLYIPPIWISEHAEDITDSEPTGTGENDYAFLRITGRTSPDAGGLPTSSSYLPMDAEATIETGAPVLVAGYPAGFLGGISVQKDLYSVSSITTIGERFTFNTNTIDLFSTGGTVVSQGGSSGGAVVSAKEKLVGVIVTSTNGDTTAERDLRAISVGHINRSLFEYSNTTIDALLFGDVALRARLFNIGTAPALTDILVNSLNN from the coding sequence ATGCCACTTTTCCCACTCATCCAGGTCATTGTAAGCCGTGTTGTTATTGGTATCATCGCAATCCTCGCCACACTTGGACTCGGATCGGTTTCTGAACCAATCGCCACAAACACCACGAATCAAACCGACGCACCTCAGGAAGTGGCCACTGAAGAGCCTGAGGCACCTCAGGAGGCCGAGAAGGATCCACAGAAGACGGTTGAGACTCCTGAAGAGCCTACTGCGAAAGAAGGGACCCCAACCACTACCCCACTTGAGACCGTGCAGGGACTCACAGAAGAGCCGGATGAAGCAATAATTACAGAAACCGCAACCTCGACCCACAAAGAGCCGCTCACTTTCGCAGAGATTAACACCAACACCACAGAAGCACTGGTTAACATCCTCTGCTCGCAAAATGTTGCAACAGCAGTAACGCCGATCACCGGAAGCGGTGTCATTATCGACCCGCGCGGAGTGATCATCACCAACGCACATGTCGCTCAGTTCTTTCTGCTTAAAGACTACCCCGTCGAAGACGCACTCTCGTGCATCATCCGCACCGGAAGCCCCGCACGCCCCATGTACACCGCAGAGCTTCTTTACATACCGCCAATCTGGATCTCAGAGCACGCCGAGGACATTACCGATAGCGAGCCGACTGGGACCGGCGAGAATGACTATGCTTTCTTGCGCATTACCGGCCGCACCAGCCCTGATGCAGGAGGCCTCCCCACCTCGTCCTCTTACTTACCAATGGATGCCGAAGCAACGATCGAGACAGGTGCACCAGTGCTTGTAGCAGGGTATCCTGCAGGCTTCCTTGGCGGTATCTCCGTCCAAAAAGACCTCTACTCAGTCTCGAGCATCACAACAATTGGGGAGCGCTTTACTTTTAACACAAACACAATAGATCTCTTCTCGACCGGCGGCACTGTTGTCTCGCAAGGCGGCTCTTCCGGTGGTGCGGTCGTCTCAGCAAAGGAGAAGCTCGTCGGTGTTATCGTAACCAGCACTAATGGCGACACGACCGCCGAACGTGACCTGCGCGCGATCAGTGTTGGACACATCAACCGCAGCCTTTTTGAGTACAGCAACACCACAATAGATGCGCTTCTCTTCGGAGATGTAGCACTTCGTGCCCGCCTCTTCAATATCGGCACCGCGCCGGCGCTGACCGATATCTTGGTGAACTCACTCAATAATTGA